A single Sphingomonas kaistensis DNA region contains:
- a CDS encoding Xaa-Pro peptidase family protein produces MTSLAFHRRSFLTGATALGAALSLPTSRLAAAVAEQVTPRPLPPPITAAERSARLARAQQLLRANNLGAMLVESGPSLDYYTGVQWWRSERLTGVVIPAEGEPIIVTPFFEQPSIAEQLEVPAEIRTWQEDDEPLKLVADFLRERRVTGRPIAFEETNRFFLGDRLAAQLPGTRIVNANAVVRAQRMIKSAAELALMQAASDITIAAFRTAHANLKTGMSGSDINAAIVAATTALGGSGAGNLVLINEASALPHGSKKPHSLARGDLVLIDGGCSVHGYQSDISRTFVFDRTPTPDQRKVWDQVHRGQQIALAAARVGASAGSVDDAVRKAYTSWGYGPDYKLPGLSHRTGHGIGMEGHEPVNLVRGETTRLAPGMCFSNEPGIYLPGRFGVRLEDCFHMTASGPKWFTTPPPSIDQPLG; encoded by the coding sequence GTGACCAGCCTCGCCTTTCACCGCCGCTCGTTCCTGACCGGCGCCACCGCGCTTGGCGCCGCGCTGAGCCTGCCCACCAGCCGCCTCGCCGCCGCGGTCGCCGAACAGGTCACCCCGCGCCCCCTGCCCCCGCCCATCACCGCCGCCGAACGCAGCGCCCGGCTCGCCCGCGCTCAGCAACTCCTGCGCGCCAACAACCTCGGCGCGATGCTGGTCGAATCCGGCCCCAGCCTCGATTATTACACCGGTGTCCAATGGTGGCGCAGCGAGCGGCTGACCGGCGTCGTCATCCCCGCCGAAGGCGAGCCGATCATCGTCACGCCCTTCTTCGAACAACCCAGCATCGCCGAACAGCTCGAGGTCCCGGCCGAAATCCGCACCTGGCAGGAAGATGACGAACCGCTGAAGCTCGTCGCCGACTTCCTGCGCGAACGGCGGGTCACCGGCCGCCCCATCGCGTTCGAGGAAACTAACCGCTTCTTCCTCGGCGATCGCCTCGCCGCGCAATTGCCGGGCACGCGCATCGTCAACGCCAATGCCGTTGTTCGCGCGCAGCGGATGATCAAGTCGGCCGCCGAACTCGCGCTGATGCAGGCTGCCAGCGACATCACCATCGCCGCCTTCCGCACCGCCCACGCCAATTTGAAGACGGGCATGAGCGGCAGCGACATCAACGCCGCCATCGTCGCCGCCACGACTGCGCTCGGCGGCTCGGGCGCCGGCAACCTCGTCCTCATCAACGAGGCTTCGGCCCTCCCCCACGGCTCCAAGAAACCGCACAGCCTGGCACGCGGCGATCTCGTCCTGATCGACGGCGGGTGCAGCGTTCACGGCTACCAGTCGGACATCAGCCGCACCTTCGTCTTCGATCGCACGCCCACGCCCGACCAGCGCAAGGTCTGGGACCAAGTCCACCGCGGCCAGCAGATCGCGCTCGCCGCCGCCCGGGTCGGCGCATCGGCCGGCAGCGTCGATGATGCGGTGCGCAAGGCCTACACGAGCTGGGGCTACGGCCCCGACTACAAGCTCCCCGGCCTGTCTCATCGCACCGGCCATGGCATCGGGATGGAAGGCCACGAGCCCGTCAACCTCGTCCGCGGCGAGACGACGCGGCTGGCGCCCGGCATGTGCTTCTCCAACGAGCCAGGGATCTATCTTCCCGGCCGCTTCGGCGTGCGGCTGGAAGATTGCTTCCACATGACGGCGAGCGGGCCGAAGTGGTTCACCACCCCGCCGCCGAGCATCGACCAGCCGCTGGGGTGA
- a CDS encoding cold shock domain-containing protein gives MQREFASVSQDQSGLDGSPAPSARPGDSPAGGSLDSAEGRRVTGRIKWFDATRGFGFMVSDAVDGDVLVHFSILRDHNRRSLPEGAVVTCDVVRQDRGLQAIRVVEIDLAEAVVARSPSVSSEDRSNRTALLDGAGPFEPVEVKWFNRVKGYGFVNRVGSPDQDIFLHMETVRRTGLNDLQPGDTLSARIAEGRKGLTAVDLRAD, from the coding sequence GTGCAACGTGAGTTCGCGTCGGTGTCGCAAGACCAATCTGGGCTGGATGGTTCTCCAGCCCCTTCCGCTCGTCCGGGCGATTCGCCGGCCGGGGGTTCGCTCGACAGTGCCGAAGGGCGCCGGGTTACCGGACGGATCAAGTGGTTCGACGCGACCCGCGGGTTCGGATTCATGGTCAGCGACGCGGTCGATGGCGACGTGCTGGTGCATTTTTCCATTCTTCGCGACCATAACCGGCGCTCGCTCCCCGAAGGAGCGGTTGTGACTTGCGACGTGGTGCGGCAGGATCGCGGCCTGCAGGCGATCCGGGTAGTGGAGATCGATCTGGCGGAAGCGGTGGTGGCGCGAAGCCCCAGCGTGTCGTCGGAAGATCGCTCCAACCGGACCGCCCTGCTGGACGGCGCTGGGCCGTTCGAGCCGGTGGAGGTCAAGTGGTTCAATCGCGTCAAAGGCTATGGCTTCGTCAATCGGGTGGGCAGCCCGGACCAGGACATCTTCCTGCACATGGAAACGGTGCGCCGCACGGGGCTGAACGATCTGCAGCCGGGCGACACGCTGTCAGCGCGGATCGCCGAGGGGCGCAAGGGGCTGACCGCCGTCGACCTCCGCGCGGATTGA
- a CDS encoding DUF192 domain-containing protein yields the protein MSRLALLLALPLSLSAAACQPTGGESPKLERSVAGLEQVPLTVRTAAGKVHNFTVEVAASPKEQQMGLMNRQSLAPDRGMIFPQDTPRMASFWMKNTLIPLDIIFVRTDGTIVNIAENTVPLSFDPVPSLEPVGAVLELAGGRTAELGIKAGDKVEWVHGSAPAQ from the coding sequence TTGAGCCGGCTTGCGCTGCTTCTCGCGCTTCCGCTGTCCTTGAGCGCCGCCGCCTGCCAGCCGACCGGCGGGGAAAGCCCCAAGCTCGAACGCTCGGTCGCCGGGCTCGAGCAGGTGCCGCTGACGGTGCGCACCGCCGCGGGCAAGGTGCATAATTTCACGGTCGAAGTGGCCGCTTCGCCCAAAGAACAGCAGATGGGCCTGATGAACCGGCAGAGCCTTGCGCCCGATCGGGGCATGATCTTTCCCCAGGACACGCCGCGGATGGCGAGCTTCTGGATGAAGAACACGCTGATCCCGCTCGACATCATCTTTGTCCGGACCGACGGCACCATCGTCAACATCGCTGAGAATACGGTTCCGCTGAGCTTCGACCCGGTCCCGTCGCTGGAACCCGTGGGCGCGGTGCTGGAGCTGGCCGGCGGGCGCACCGCCGAGCTTGGCATCAAGGCCGGCGACAAGGTCGAATGGGTGCACGGGTCGGCGCCGGCGCAGTAG
- the accC gene encoding acetyl-CoA carboxylase biotin carboxylase subunit, which translates to MRAINKLLIANRGEIALRILRAAKEQGIRTVAVHSTADADAMHVRLADEAICIGPPAARDSYLNIPNIISAAEIVHADAIHPGYGFLSENAQFAEIVELHNIIWVGPKPEHIRVMGDKVEAKRTAAKLGLPLVPGSPGPISDLDEAKAIAEEIGYPVLIKAASGGGGRGMKVVPEPDQLETLMAQASSEANAAFGDPTVYMEKYLGDPKHIEYQIFGDGEGGAIHLGERDCSVQRRHQKVIEEAPSPVVSAAQRAEMGERVRKAMADMGYRGAGTIEFLYENGEFYFIEMNTRLQVEHPVTEMISGLDLVAEQLRIAEGRGLSVTQDQVELKGHSIECRINAEDPETFAPSPGLVKNFVAPGGFQTRVDSGLYSGYKVPPYYDSMIGKLIVWGEDRDAAICRLRRALEEFVVDGPKTNVPLHQRILKEPAFANGDYTIKWLERWLEEQREA; encoded by the coding sequence ATGCGCGCCATCAACAAGCTGCTGATCGCCAACCGCGGCGAGATCGCGCTGCGAATCCTGCGCGCCGCCAAGGAGCAGGGCATTCGCACGGTCGCGGTGCATTCCACCGCTGACGCCGACGCCATGCACGTGCGCCTCGCCGACGAAGCCATCTGCATCGGTCCGCCCGCCGCGCGCGACAGCTATCTCAACATCCCCAACATCATCTCGGCAGCCGAGATCGTCCACGCCGACGCGATTCACCCGGGCTACGGCTTCCTCTCGGAGAACGCCCAGTTCGCCGAGATCGTGGAGCTGCACAACATCATCTGGGTGGGGCCCAAGCCCGAGCATATCCGGGTGATGGGCGACAAGGTCGAGGCAAAGCGCACCGCCGCCAAGCTCGGCCTGCCGCTGGTTCCGGGCTCGCCCGGCCCGATCAGCGATCTCGACGAAGCCAAGGCGATCGCCGAGGAGATCGGTTATCCGGTCCTGATCAAGGCGGCGTCGGGCGGTGGCGGTCGCGGGATGAAGGTGGTGCCCGAGCCCGACCAGCTCGAGACCCTGATGGCGCAGGCCTCGTCGGAAGCGAATGCCGCGTTCGGCGATCCCACCGTCTACATGGAAAAATATCTCGGCGACCCGAAGCACATCGAATATCAGATCTTCGGCGACGGCGAAGGCGGCGCGATCCACCTTGGCGAGCGCGACTGCTCGGTCCAGCGCCGTCACCAGAAGGTCATCGAAGAAGCGCCCTCGCCCGTCGTCTCCGCCGCCCAGCGCGCCGAGATGGGCGAGCGCGTGCGCAAGGCGATGGCCGACATGGGCTATCGCGGCGCGGGGACCATCGAGTTCCTGTACGAGAACGGCGAGTTCTACTTCATCGAGATGAATACCCGGCTTCAGGTCGAGCATCCGGTGACCGAAATGATCAGCGGCCTCGACCTCGTCGCCGAGCAGCTCCGCATCGCTGAAGGCCGCGGCCTATCGGTGACTCAGGATCAGGTCGAGCTGAAGGGCCACTCGATCGAGTGCCGCATCAACGCCGAGGATCCCGAAACCTTCGCGCCCTCGCCCGGCCTCGTAAAGAACTTCGTCGCCCCCGGCGGCTTCCAGACCCGCGTCGATAGCGGCCTCTATTCGGGCTACAAGGTGCCGCCTTACTACGACAGCATGATCGGCAAGCTGATCGTGTGGGGCGAGGACCGCGACGCCGCCATCTGCCGCCTCCGCCGCGCGCTCGAGGAATTCGTGGTCGATGGGCCCAAGACCAACGTCCCCCTCCACCAGCGCATTCTGAAGGAGCCGGCGTTCGCCAACGGCGACTATACCATCAAGTGGCTGGAGCGCTGGCTGGAAGAGCAACGGGAGGCCTGA
- the aroQ gene encoding type II 3-dehydroquinate dehydratase, with translation MRKILVLNGPNLNRLGTREPEVYGTDTLDDIAGRLHDQAATLGVEIDVRQSNHEGHLIDWLHEAADTGAHAVLLNAGGLTHTSVALRDAVSAIPTRVIEVHLSNPHARERFRHRSLIASVCVGSISGFGAGSYTLALDAAARL, from the coding sequence ATGCGCAAGATCCTTGTCCTGAACGGCCCCAACCTCAATCGCCTCGGCACCCGCGAGCCGGAGGTCTACGGCACCGACACACTCGACGACATCGCCGGACGCCTGCACGACCAGGCCGCGACGCTCGGGGTGGAGATCGACGTTCGCCAGTCGAATCACGAGGGTCACCTCATCGACTGGCTGCACGAAGCGGCGGATACGGGCGCCCACGCCGTGCTCCTCAACGCGGGCGGCCTGACCCACACCTCGGTCGCGCTGCGCGACGCGGTCAGCGCGATCCCGACGCGGGTAATCGAGGTTCATCTCAGTAACCCCCACGCCCGCGAACGCTTCCGCCATCGCAGCCTGATCGCCTCCGTGTGCGTTGGTTCGATCAGCGGCTTCGGCGCCGGCTCCTACACGCTGGCACTGGACGCAGCGGCCCGGCTCTGA
- a CDS encoding fatty acyl-AMP ligase, translating to MTNPLAPPGATPTRDDLPRRLADFGTLGEALDYAATGARGLNFHDPRGTLKQSYTYAELRTAALDHARRFLALGLAKGERVALVAETGPEFAAGFFGAVYAGLWPVPLPLPTSFGGREAYVEQLSVMLGSSDPALFLYPNELADFCQEAAARREVKAMSWDQLDAASFDADAALPESQSEDIAYLQYSSGSTRFPHGVAVTHHALLDNLRAHSLGLKVEETDRCISWLPWYHDMGLVGCLLSPLANQISVDYMKTEDFARRPLAWLDLISRNPGTTLSYSPTFGYDICARRMSSQIKAGERFDLSRWRIAGNGADMIRPDVMQAFVDAFADAGFQASAFCPSYGLAEATLAVSLMPPGEGIRLELVEESQLSGAAAEDGEDRPKRYRAIVNCGRAVEGMEIEVRGADGELLADREIGKVWVRGASIMVGYYRDQEATDACMLGGWLDTGDMGYLSGGYIFIVGRAKDMIIINGRNHWPQDIEWAVEQLPGFKSGDIAAFAITGPSGEEQPAVLVHCRVSDLQERTRLRDDIKERVRAIIGMSPVVELIPPRSLPRTSSGKLSRTKARNLYLSGEIVPLDLAA from the coding sequence ATGACCAACCCGCTGGCCCCGCCGGGCGCGACCCCGACCCGCGACGACCTGCCGCGCCGGCTGGCCGATTTCGGCACGCTTGGCGAAGCGCTCGATTATGCCGCGACCGGCGCTCGCGGCCTGAACTTCCACGACCCGCGCGGCACGCTGAAGCAATCCTATACCTATGCCGAGCTGCGCACCGCCGCGCTCGACCACGCCCGCCGCTTTCTCGCGCTCGGCCTCGCCAAGGGGGAGCGCGTCGCCCTGGTGGCCGAGACCGGGCCGGAGTTCGCCGCCGGCTTTTTCGGCGCGGTCTATGCCGGCCTGTGGCCCGTGCCGCTGCCGCTGCCGACCAGCTTCGGCGGCCGCGAAGCCTATGTCGAGCAGCTTTCGGTGATGCTCGGCAGCTCGGACCCCGCGCTGTTCCTGTATCCGAACGAACTCGCCGACTTCTGTCAGGAAGCCGCCGCCCGCCGCGAGGTGAAGGCGATGAGCTGGGACCAACTCGACGCCGCAAGCTTCGATGCCGACGCCGCGCTACCCGAAAGTCAGTCGGAAGACATCGCCTATCTGCAATACAGCAGCGGATCGACCCGCTTCCCGCATGGCGTCGCGGTCACCCACCACGCGCTGCTCGACAACCTCCGCGCCCACAGCCTCGGCCTCAAGGTCGAGGAAACCGATCGCTGCATCAGCTGGCTGCCCTGGTACCACGATATGGGCCTGGTCGGCTGCCTCCTGTCGCCGCTCGCGAACCAGATCAGCGTCGACTATATGAAGACGGAGGATTTCGCCCGCCGTCCGCTCGCCTGGCTCGACCTCATCAGCCGCAACCCCGGCACCACCCTCTCCTATTCGCCGACCTTCGGCTACGACATCTGCGCCCGCCGCATGAGCTCGCAAATCAAGGCCGGTGAGCGCTTCGACCTGTCGCGCTGGCGGATTGCGGGCAACGGCGCGGACATGATCCGTCCCGACGTCATGCAAGCCTTCGTCGACGCCTTCGCCGACGCGGGCTTCCAGGCGAGCGCCTTCTGCCCGTCCTACGGTCTTGCCGAAGCGACGCTGGCGGTCAGCCTGATGCCGCCGGGCGAAGGCATTCGCCTCGAACTGGTCGAGGAAAGCCAACTCTCCGGCGCTGCCGCCGAAGACGGCGAGGATCGGCCCAAGCGCTACCGCGCCATCGTCAACTGCGGCCGCGCCGTCGAAGGTATGGAAATCGAAGTCCGGGGCGCTGACGGCGAGCTTCTCGCCGACCGCGAGATCGGCAAGGTCTGGGTCCGCGGCGCCAGCATCATGGTCGGCTATTATCGCGACCAGGAGGCGACCGACGCCTGCATGCTCGGCGGCTGGCTCGACACTGGCGACATGGGGTATCTGTCGGGCGGCTACATCTTCATCGTCGGCCGCGCCAAGGACATGATCATCATCAACGGCCGCAATCATTGGCCGCAGGATATCGAATGGGCGGTCGAACAGCTCCCCGGCTTCAAGTCGGGCGACATCGCCGCCTTCGCGATCACCGGGCCGAGCGGCGAAGAACAGCCGGCGGTACTGGTCCATTGCCGCGTTAGCGATCTGCAGGAGCGAACCCGCCTGCGCGACGACATCAAGGAACGGGTCCGCGCCATCATCGGGATGAGCCCGGTGGTCGAACTCATCCCGCCGCGCAGCCTGCCGCGCACCAGCTCGGGCAAATTGAGCCGCACCAAGGCCCGCAATCTCTACCTGTCGGGCGAGATCGTGCCGCTGGATCTCGCCGCCTGA
- a CDS encoding regulatory protein RecX: MNAGEGQDRPNRRRERRARPLDQPALQELAFGYVARFATSRAKLSSYLSRKLRERGWSGDKDPDVAAVVDKVVGLGFVDDAAFAGMKAASLTHRGYGRGRVRQALAASGIGVEDGSEALALAEDQQMAAALRFAQRRRIGPYAETQGDMAARQKALAAMLRAGHPMDLARRVVGAAPGDLEGLADDS; the protein is encoded by the coding sequence GTGAACGCGGGCGAGGGCCAGGACAGGCCGAACCGGCGGCGCGAACGGCGCGCGCGGCCCCTCGATCAGCCGGCGTTGCAGGAGCTCGCCTTCGGCTATGTTGCCCGCTTCGCCACCAGCCGGGCCAAATTGTCCTCTTATCTGTCGCGCAAGCTTCGCGAGCGGGGATGGAGCGGCGACAAGGATCCGGACGTGGCGGCGGTGGTCGACAAGGTGGTCGGGCTCGGCTTCGTCGACGATGCCGCCTTTGCGGGCATGAAGGCGGCGAGCCTGACCCACCGCGGTTATGGCAGGGGGCGGGTCCGGCAGGCGCTTGCGGCCAGCGGGATCGGCGTCGAGGACGGCAGCGAAGCGCTTGCCCTGGCGGAAGATCAGCAGATGGCGGCCGCGCTGCGCTTCGCCCAGCGCCGGCGGATCGGCCCTTATGCGGAAACGCAAGGCGACATGGCGGCGCGGCAAAAGGCGCTCGCCGCGATGCTGCGCGCCGGGCATCCGATGGACCTGGCCCGGCGGGTGGTCGGGGCGGCACCCGGCGATCTCGAAGGATTGGCCGACGATTCCTAG
- a CDS encoding PEPxxWA-CTERM sorting domain-containing protein — protein sequence MRFAFLAATAALFSAGSAMAQITPGEKTITNLNSPFPAGQSFAVTEASGGGSGNITTQNVSDTDGSLNITGDRVRVQTGNQFGGGTNTGVSANSIVDLTGDFFINALGDNRALTPALRVLIQDGSQRSELIWEGAYNGSTGLGFGSADAGDLFYQFIAGQGATPGNTFGYTMMSLADWGNTYSSAAFVSALSIGVGGAPGVTGFNANVDNFAFRTDAGTTRYNFATSAVAAVPEPGTWALMLVGFGAIGGSMRRSRRSAKAIPQIA from the coding sequence ATGCGATTTGCTTTCCTGGCTGCGACTGCGGCCCTGTTTTCTGCTGGCTCGGCGATGGCTCAGATCACTCCGGGCGAAAAGACCATCACCAATCTCAATTCTCCGTTTCCGGCAGGCCAGTCGTTTGCGGTTACCGAGGCCAGCGGGGGTGGCTCGGGCAACATTACGACGCAGAACGTGTCGGATACTGATGGTTCACTGAACATTACTGGCGACCGCGTGCGGGTTCAGACCGGAAATCAATTCGGCGGGGGCACTAACACGGGTGTGTCGGCTAACTCCATCGTAGATCTGACGGGCGATTTCTTCATCAATGCTCTTGGTGACAATCGCGCCCTGACGCCCGCGCTTCGCGTGTTGATCCAGGATGGCTCTCAGCGTTCGGAGCTCATCTGGGAAGGTGCCTATAATGGTTCGACCGGTCTCGGCTTTGGTTCGGCGGATGCGGGCGATCTCTTTTACCAATTCATCGCCGGTCAGGGCGCGACGCCCGGCAACACCTTCGGGTATACGATGATGAGCTTGGCCGATTGGGGCAACACCTACTCGTCCGCCGCATTCGTCAGCGCCTTGAGCATCGGTGTCGGCGGCGCTCCTGGTGTTACCGGTTTCAATGCGAACGTGGACAATTTCGCGTTCCGGACCGACGCCGGGACGACGCGCTACAACTTCGCTACCTCGGCCGTTGCCGCGGTTCCGGAGCCGGGGACGTGGGCGTTGATGCTGGTAGGCTTCGGCGCGATCGGTGGCTCGATGCGCCGCAGCCGCCGCTCGGCCAAGGCGATCCCGCAGATCGCCTAA
- the aat gene encoding leucyl/phenylalanyl-tRNA--protein transferase produces MSLTLDPDLVLRGYAAGIFPMADDRANDELFWVEPRSRAILPPPLFHCSRSLAKRLRSGRFTVTADRDFAAVLLGCADRPQTWINGPIEAAMLALHARAQAHSVEVWLDGALVGGVYGVVLGRAFFAESMFSRATDASKVALAFLMARLKVGHFILCDCQFLTDHLASLGAVEVPRKRYVGLLGEALRSAFDPPRPDWTVLDGLLSPDSGPASSEAAGKLIVQLLGQTS; encoded by the coding sequence ATGAGCCTGACGCTCGACCCTGATCTCGTCCTGCGCGGCTATGCGGCGGGCATCTTTCCGATGGCCGACGACCGCGCCAACGACGAGCTGTTCTGGGTCGAGCCGCGCTCGCGGGCCATCCTGCCGCCGCCGCTCTTTCACTGTTCGCGAAGCCTCGCCAAGCGGCTTCGTTCGGGACGCTTCACCGTCACCGCTGACCGCGATTTCGCCGCCGTGCTGCTCGGTTGCGCGGACCGCCCGCAAACCTGGATCAATGGCCCGATCGAAGCGGCGATGCTGGCCCTCCACGCCCGCGCCCAAGCCCATTCGGTCGAGGTCTGGCTGGACGGCGCGCTGGTCGGCGGTGTCTATGGCGTGGTGCTCGGCCGCGCCTTCTTCGCCGAAAGCATGTTCAGCCGCGCGACCGACGCGTCCAAAGTCGCGCTCGCCTTCCTAATGGCGCGGCTCAAGGTCGGCCACTTCATCCTGTGCGACTGCCAGTTCCTGACCGACCACCTCGCCTCGCTCGGCGCAGTGGAAGTGCCGCGCAAACGCTACGTCGGATTACTCGGCGAAGCATTGCGCTCCGCGTTCGATCCGCCGCGGCCCGACTGGACAGTGTTGGACGGGCTGCTGTCGCCCGACAGCGGTCCGGCCTCGTCGGAAGCGGCCGGGAAGCTCATCGTGCAGCTCTTGGGCCAGACGTCGTAG
- a CDS encoding NADH:ubiquinone oxidoreductase subunit NDUFA12 — protein MGLLASIFTWWNGATLGTSLFTRRHGREVGRDETGNVYFQHRKDPARRWVIYNGSNDASRTPPQWQSWLRGQLGDVPDKSLPPARKFQKPGLPNLSGTDGTYRPAGSLARGGKRPAATGDYQAWTPD, from the coding sequence ATGGGACTTTTGGCCAGCATCTTCACCTGGTGGAACGGCGCCACGCTCGGCACGTCGCTGTTCACGCGCCGTCACGGCCGCGAGGTCGGGCGCGACGAGACGGGCAACGTCTATTTCCAGCACCGCAAGGACCCCGCCCGCCGGTGGGTGATCTACAACGGCTCGAACGATGCCAGCCGCACCCCGCCGCAGTGGCAGAGCTGGCTTCGCGGCCAGCTCGGCGACGTGCCGGACAAGTCGCTGCCGCCTGCGCGCAAGTTCCAGAAGCCGGGTCTGCCCAATCTGTCGGGCACCGACGGCACCTACCGCCCGGCGGGATCGCTGGCGCGTGGCGGCAAGCGGCCGGCGGCGACTGGCGACTACCAGGCCTGGACCCCGGACTGA
- the accB gene encoding acetyl-CoA carboxylase biotin carboxyl carrier protein, translating into MSDEQKQMRIDAGLVRELAELLSANELSEIEVEDGDRKIRVRRELTVSAAPVQHVVAAPQAMAAAPTASADSAPAAALEPAGDVVRSPMVGTCYLAAEPGAANFVSVGDTVKQGDTILIVEAMKVMNPISAPRAGKITQLMVANAQPVEFDQPLVVIE; encoded by the coding sequence ATGTCTGACGAGCAAAAGCAGATGCGCATCGATGCCGGTCTGGTTCGCGAACTTGCCGAACTCTTGAGTGCCAATGAATTGTCCGAGATCGAGGTCGAGGACGGCGATCGCAAGATCCGCGTTCGCCGCGAACTGACGGTCTCTGCTGCCCCGGTGCAGCATGTGGTCGCCGCGCCGCAGGCGATGGCCGCCGCGCCGACCGCGTCGGCTGACTCTGCGCCCGCCGCGGCGCTCGAGCCTGCCGGCGACGTCGTTCGCTCGCCGATGGTCGGCACCTGCTATCTCGCCGCCGAACCCGGCGCCGCCAATTTCGTCAGCGTCGGCGACACGGTGAAGCAGGGCGACACCATCCTGATCGTCGAAGCGATGAAGGTGATGAACCCGATCTCCGCCCCGCGCGCCGGCAAGATCACCCAGTTGATGGTCGCCAATGCGCAGCCGGTCGAATTCGACCAGCCGCTGGTGGTCATCGAATAA
- a CDS encoding sterol desaturase family protein has product MGGTLVHQISGAIVATGVLLLLCTLVERVNSRGAFRWAERWPGVLFGLLNPVFAILVAIPLKLLWATLGVGPLVHLAPLGLGLVGTTFLTLLVTDFLMYWEHRFEHRFFWPVHAVHHSVEQLSAANSYSHPAQFLPMFALITVPLSLIDFGSIAVPALVSTVVFFLQLFIHSPVKLGFGPLRHLFVDPAFHRIHHSLEERHFDRNFSILFSFWDRLFGTQVMPDKGQWPQVGIHEAASPRTVGELLAFPLRLWGILPSLPAAPPIGPAETSALPDADAPANRHSALGV; this is encoded by the coding sequence GTGGGCGGCACTCTAGTTCATCAGATCAGCGGCGCGATCGTCGCGACCGGCGTCCTGCTGTTGCTCTGCACCTTGGTCGAGCGAGTCAACAGCCGCGGCGCGTTCCGCTGGGCCGAGCGCTGGCCCGGCGTGCTGTTCGGGCTGCTCAACCCCGTCTTCGCCATCCTTGTCGCCATTCCGCTCAAGCTCCTGTGGGCGACGCTCGGGGTCGGCCCCCTCGTTCACCTTGCACCGCTCGGACTGGGTCTGGTCGGCACCACCTTCCTCACCCTGCTGGTGACCGATTTCCTGATGTACTGGGAGCACCGCTTCGAACATCGCTTCTTCTGGCCGGTGCACGCCGTCCACCATTCGGTCGAGCAGTTGAGCGCCGCCAACAGCTACAGCCATCCCGCGCAATTCCTGCCGATGTTCGCGCTGATCACGGTCCCCCTCTCGCTGATCGATTTCGGCAGCATCGCGGTGCCGGCCTTGGTCTCGACAGTGGTCTTCTTCCTCCAGCTCTTCATCCACTCCCCCGTAAAACTCGGCTTCGGACCCCTCCGCCACCTGTTCGTCGACCCGGCCTTTCACCGCATTCATCACAGCCTCGAGGAACGGCATTTCGACCGCAATTTCTCGATCCTGTTTTCCTTCTGGGACCGATTGTTCGGCACGCAGGTCATGCCGGACAAAGGCCAATGGCCCCAGGTCGGCATCCACGAAGCCGCCTCGCCGCGCACCGTGGGCGAACTGCTGGCCTTCCCGCTTCGCCTCTGGGGCATCCTTCCGTCCCTGCCCGCGGCACCTCCGATCGGGCCCGCGGAGACGAGCGCCTTGCCAGACGCGGACGCCCCCGCTAACCGGCACTCGGCCTTAGGGGTATAG